The following DNA comes from Vigna radiata var. radiata cultivar VC1973A chromosome 4, Vradiata_ver6, whole genome shotgun sequence.
GCCACACCAATGGAGGATTCTCCCTGTCATCTTCAGAGACTCCGTTGCTCCGTCAAAAACTACGATTGGGGTCTCCCTGGTCGCGTCTCCGAGGTTGCCAGACTCCACGCGCTCAATTCCAACACTCCATTTCACGCAGATGATCCTTATGCCGAGCTTTGGATTGGTACCCACGATTCAGGACCTTCTTTCTTGGCCTCCAATGGGGTCTCCCTTAAGTCCTGGATTTCCGACAACCCTGATGTGCTAGGAGACCAGGTTCTTCGCAAATGGGGTTCTGATCTCCCTTTCTTGTTCAAGGTATATCTCTCCGATCCCTCCTTTGTAATTGTCACTGGTTGTGTAAGTGGCTGTTTCGGTTTTGGCGCAAGATTAAATCTTTTCAGCTCGTTATGTTTGTTAGGTGCTGTCTGTGGGGAAGGCTTTGTCTATTCAGGCTCACCCTGATAAGGAGTTGGCTAGAATTCTGCACAAGTTGCACCCGGATTTGTATAAAGATGGAAATCACAAACCGGAGATGGCTCTTGCAATAACTAATTTTGAGGCTCTTTGTGGATTCATCACTCTCAAGGTACCACTCCATTCtttggattatttttattttattttgttaaattgttCATGTGTTCTCTGTAATTGTCTCCAGACTAAGTTCAATCACTCTAAATCTTCCTCTTCGACCTCCCACCATTCTACCAAGCCTACCTCTTTTGCatgataataataaactttGTATTTTCAAGATAGGATTtactttttcatataatattctGTTTATCAAGAGTTGGAAGATTTATAACAGGATTAACAGGAGGATTTAGCATCACTCTTTTAAGGTTTATTTTGTATACAAGAAATGTTTAATTCTGACACGTACGTATGAGCTAGTTTTGGCTCTTGCTGAGGTCCCCGGATAAAACTTTCTGACAGTATAAACTAGCAACAATAACCTACAACCAAACACTGTGAAGGGACCAGAAATTTAAAATGGGAACaattagaaattaaatgaataaattacatttttattatattttaagttcttGGTATGAATACGATGAGAACAACGGTTTTGATTTTTCATCGActgttcaacaacaaaaaaaaaaactttatgtCTGTGCTGTGTTTTTCAACTTCGAATGGATGCTTTTGAGTTTGAACCTTATATTATATGGCAGAAAAGACGAAAGGGTCTGCGCGAATTTTCTGCCCTACATATTGTTGTTGATTGTAGATACATCagaattttttattgttttcctgTAGAGTTTCATGTGttaaaaaccacttttttaaaagttaaaagatattCAGTATTCATGGACTTTTAGTGATTGGATAAGAACAGCCCACCTGTTAGGTACAATCCCTGTGACGTGACTGAACGTTCCTTTCTCTGTTAACTTTAATTTCCTTATTATGTCAATCACGTTTCCATTTGTTCACAGGCTTCTTTCTGATGCATTCCAACCTGTGATAGCCAACAAACAACACAATTAATAGAGATTATGTCAAAAGAATCGAATGATATCCGTTTGAATGAATAAAGTATGAGAGTGAGAGTTATAGGGCAGATGGTGGAAGTATGATTTCGTTTTATTATAGATCTTAGTGTGGGCTGCCAAACCGAAGCTATGTTACTTTAATTGAAGGTTTCCACGGGATTTGATTTGGCTTGGGGGATTTGACgtttattgttattttcttttggtttacATGAGGAATGTGATGAGTATTCACTCATTAACTTTCGAGTTCATTCATATATGGATGCTGCCATGGTTTATTTCTGTAACTCTCTGAGGTGGAAAATTGAATCagcatttgttttttttttaaaattgcataaCCCAAGCATTAAAAGGTCTATTTGTTTGATAAAGCAAAGATGGAAATAATTACCAATTTATACTTGAACACCAAAAATCTAAGCCAAAGAATATTTCTTGTGTAAAAATTACCTGGTTGTACTTGAAAACCAAAAATTTCAGTAGAGGAATATTTCTTTGTAGTTTGAGACCAATAGGATTCTGTATTTTTAATCATGGCAATAATTCAAAGATATTTACTGTTTATGGGAAAAAATTTCTTGGGTGGTTCATGTTGATCAGTGATTCTTTTCcctagttttttctttaaactttttcCTTTAAGTTCTGTCTTTGTAGGGGTTAGAACTTGTGATAGATGCTAAGACATTAACTTGCTTTAATGATATCTTAGTAAATGAGCAATCTCCCTGTTTCTGTTTAGGAGCTCAAGGGTGTGCTTCATTCTATTCCCGAAATTGTGGAACTAGTTGGTGCTACAAATACAAACCTGGTCTTACAAACTAAcgatgaggatgatgaagaaaagGTGAAACCCGTTTTGAAGGCAGTGTTCACCGATCTCATGTCAGCTGATAAAGAGAGAGTAACTGATGCAGTAAACATATTGAAAAGTCGTCTGCTTCAGGAGAATGAGGTTTGTTCGTTACATGGGCTATTTGGTTTTAAGAGTTTAACATATGCGCTAATCTATCATTCTGGTTCTGTTCCTTTTATACCCATATTGTTATTTAGATATAATATAGTCCATGTAAACATGTCAGAAAATATGTGGCAATTTAAGTCTGTTCCAAGGTTCATATAGTCTCATGGTCAAAAGTAATGAATACAATACAAACTACTTATTCTGAAACCACAGTTATCTGTATATCTGATCCTATCTGTATTATGTACTGGATACCGTCACAGATTTTTCTATTCACAAGACTTCACCTTCTTGTCACATCATTAATCTAATAAttatgttcttttctttcttttttgttgagTTATGCGTCAGGTGAGGCAGTTGACAGATAAAGAGCAGCTAGTACTGCGGTTGGAAATGCAATATCCATCTGATGTTGGTGTCATAGCAGCCTTCTTTCTTAACCTTGTAAAACTCAATCCCGGTGAAGCTTTGTTCCTGGGGGCAAACGAACCACACGCATATTTGTCTGGGGAGTGCGTTGAATGCATGGCAACTTCTGACAATGTTGTGCGAGCTGGTCTAACTCCCAAACACAGAGATGTCCAGACCCTTTGTTCTATGCTCACGTACAAACAGGTAAAGGATGCATCAAGGCTGTTGTTAGATCCTTTCGTTCAGATATTCAGTTTAGTTGAAGTAATTTACTGTTCCCTTTGGTTTTTCGTTGATAGGAATTCCAATAAATAATGACATGTTAAACCTTGTATTTCTTCTGCCTTACACCTGATCACTTAGGTTAGGCACGTCTcggttttttttcttctttgaatttcATCTGGGCTATGGATTGATCCATATTGATTacttctcttttgtttcttttatcctTGGCCTTCACCATGCCACATGGACTGCTTGTTGATTATTGTGTGAAGTATTGACTCAACATGAGCAGCACACTAGTAGACATGCATATATAGTTTAAGGCTGAAACACATTTTGAGGGATGTTGATTTGAAATTATCACTCAATAGGTGGCAGAATACATGAGATTCTATGTTTGAggccattttttttctctattttcttacAGGGTTCTCCTGAGATATTGCATGGAGTTTCTCTTAAtcaatatgtaaataaatataccCCACCATTTGAGGAATTTGAGATTGATCGTTGTATTCTTCCTCAAGGGGAAAGAGTGGTGTTTCCAGCAGTTCCAGGTCCTTCCATATTTTTGGTGACTGTTGGGG
Coding sequences within:
- the LOC106759217 gene encoding mannose-6-phosphate isomerase 1, encoding MEDSPCHLQRLRCSVKNYDWGLPGRVSEVARLHALNSNTPFHADDPYAELWIGTHDSGPSFLASNGVSLKSWISDNPDVLGDQVLRKWGSDLPFLFKVLSVGKALSIQAHPDKELARILHKLHPDLYKDGNHKPEMALAITNFEALCGFITLKELKGVLHSIPEIVELVGATNTNLVLQTNDEDDEEKVKPVLKAVFTDLMSADKERVTDAVNILKSRLLQENEVRQLTDKEQLVLRLEMQYPSDVGVIAAFFLNLVKLNPGEALFLGANEPHAYLSGECVECMATSDNVVRAGLTPKHRDVQTLCSMLTYKQGSPEILHGVSLNQYVNKYTPPFEEFEIDRCILPQGERVVFPAVPGPSIFLVTVGEGNMNTGSPKGHVVTQGDVLFAAANTEISVTSASELHLYRTGVNSKVFQAS